From Neoarius graeffei isolate fNeoGra1 chromosome 27, fNeoGra1.pri, whole genome shotgun sequence:
ATCGTAAACCGACAGCAATCgatttctaacactttaatttaccTTTTTGAGCTCGTTTTCAGACGCTGAAGGAGACACGCCGAGAATGTCGTACAGTTTTGTGTCGGCAACGTTCGCCATGGTGAAACTCAGAGCAGGGAGGTGAAGCGAGGAAACAAGCGCATGCGCAATGAGACTACTTTAACCTCCTGTCGGGAGGGAGATGTGTGCGCATGCGCGGTGTGAAGTTTTTAATGCTTCCTTCAAGATCTCTTTGAGTTGTGGTGAAAAGGCGTTTCCGAAATGGGTTGTGCTGAAGATAAACTTCCAGTccagtggggtttgtttgtttgtcattcATATTATATACCTTTGAGAGGAGTGTTGTTTCTTCAGGACCATAGTGCACATACAAACACAGTGGCATATTACACAGGATTATGTAAAGTGCAAACAATACAATAAAATTTATACATATGACAGTAAACACACAGGACAGTGTGCGTCAACTAGACAGGACAACAGACCAGTGTTGAGTGGGGAAACCTGTGCAAAAAATACCCGTAAACAATACACCATGGAAGCAGCAATAAGAGAGTCATAACAGTAAAATTCTTCACAAAAGGAACTTCAAAACCACAAATGTTATGTTCAGAAAATTAGCTCAAATGAAGTTTCTGGCATATTGAATTCAAGTGGGAAATATTTCCAGCACTCTGAAGAGCCAACTGGAAATCACAATGCGACACTCAGtctaaaaactcatctcatctcattatctctagccgctttatccttctacagggtcgcaggcaagctggagcctatcccagctgactacgggcgaaaggcggggtacaccctggacaagtcaccaggtcatcacagggctgacacacagacacagacaaccattcacactcacattcacacctacggtcaatttagagtcaccagttaacctaacctgcatgtctttggactgtgggggaaaccggagcacccggaggaaacccacgcggacacggggagaacatgcaaactccgcacagaaaggccctcgccggccccggggctcgaacccaggaccttcttgctgtgaggcgacagcgctaaccactacaccaccgtgccgcctagtctAAAAACTGGATCTAGGAAATAAAATGCTCTCTGCTTGTGTGTGAATAATGTTCTAGTTAATCTTTCTGGCTTGTTATTTCTACTCTTTCATCATGACAGAAAAGACCATATTAGTGGGTGATGAAACCAAGGATGCAGGGTGTAGGGGTACTGAGGGGCTTGGACCCCTTTAAGCACAACTGCTAAAGTAACATTAATTATATATAGAGAAACAAATTTCTCTGATAGGAACAACTACAATGACATATTTATTGAGCTTTTAAACTGTTAAATGTTATGGAATGTTCAAGATACTCGAGTCTTCGATTCTCTTTTCCTCAAACAACTGACTTACTAGCTTTGCATGTGCTCAAGCTCTTCTTAGTCTGTCACATTCAATGTTTACTGAAAATGTAACATTGAAAAAGCAACAACACATTTGAATCACTGTGTAAAATATCTACAATTTGGTTTTAGTAGTCACTGGTTAACCCACAGACACTTTTAAGCTAACAACTCCTGTTAAGTtatccaattattattattattattattattattatgcaattTAAtaggtgaaaaaaatatatatttaaatcaATGAAATAGAttagagggcagcacggtggtgtagtggttagcactgtcacctcacagcaagcaggtcccgggttcgagcccagcggccggcgagggcctttctgtgtggagtttgcatgttctccccatgtccgcgtgggtttcctccgggtgctccggtttcccccacagtccaaagacatgcaggttaggttaactggtgactctaaattgaccgtgagtgtgaatggttgtctgtgtctatgtgtcagccctgtgatgacctggcgacttgtccagggtgtaccccgcctttcacccgtagtcagctgggataggctccagcttgcctgcgaccctgtagaacaggataaagcggctacagataatggatggaaatagATTAGTTTAGTTAACTACAGTGACCATGCAGCTGAAGGCAAAGACTAACAAAAACAAAGGTAATTACAACCTCACAATAAGACACAGGAGCACGTGAAGGCACCATAAATTTTCCTTTCTGCGTCACTTTTCCTTGCTGCGGTTCctgcccctccccctctctctccctccctgggTCACATGTTATATAGATATTACTTAAACATATGGAATCGCATGTAATCCGTATCGGCCAAAAaccaatgaataataataataataataataataataatagaacagtAACAGACTAAAGGGTGCAATACCACATATGACCAGCAGATGGAGACAGAATCACGTTCCTGACCACTACTGTACGCCATTAATTTAACTTAGACAATAGGATCTATTAGACCTATTTATTATAACATACACAATCCACCAGTCGTTTCCTGGACAATACGCTGTAATGACAGTGTTATAACAGGACATATGTGGCCAGGGAATGTTATCATAGCAGGCCACGTGGTCGTTAAGATGGTTTCACTTTCATTCTTCGTGATCAAGCTGTAATACCCAAACACCTTTCTTCATACTGTATCTCTTCTGTCTGCAGCAGAAGTTTGAAGGAGAGTAACATGGATCTACTCTGGAATATTCTTGAACGCCCGGTGGATATTCTTATTCTTACTGTTATTTCTATTCCTTGCACACTACAATTCATTTATGTGAGTATTTTTTATTGCTATATGGTTTGAAATATAAACAAGTATCACCACCATGATACACcgttctttctttttctgtagcCTACATATTCTGCAGTTAATGTAGATGGGTTTGTTCAGTGACAGAGAGGTGAGGTGGTCTCTGCATTCAGGGCAACTGTGGACAGACAATGTTTCAGTATAATTGTGAAGTGTTTACAGAAATTAGTCCAGCTGTATTTCTGTAAACGAAACTAGATAATTCCGGACAGTTCTTATAATTCCATGATAGCCAAAGCAAGGTCTTTGTATCTTTTGGTTTGTGATTTAAACATGCATTACATGCATGATAGACAGAGGTCATATACTGTGATATCATATGCTGTAGATATAAAGACTGCAGCTgagtttacacttttttttctttaggaATGTCTGACTCAGCTGGTAAATCGAGGTAAGTTCCTTCCACTTCAGAGTACAGAGttgtgctgttatcggaaaattaTCAACAATGGCGtagagtgatgaagcagagttactgttactatctactggtttttttttaatattacataATGCTGTTATTTCTCTTCACCACgaagtggtgaagaaggagctgagccaaaaggcgaagctctcgatttaccggtcaatctacataccgactctcacctatggtcatgagctttggtggcacagtggtgtagtggttagcacggttgcctcacagcaagaaggttctgggttcgcggccggtgggcgagggcctttctgtgtagagtttgcatgttctccccgtgtctgcgtgggtttcgtccgggtgctccggtttcccccacaatccaaagacatgcagttaggttgacgtggggtggccttgggctgaggtgcccttgagtgaggtaccgaacccctgactgctccccgggcgctttggtgtggccgcccactgctctgagtgtgtgtgttcactgcttcagatgggttaaatgcagaggatgaatttcactgtgcttgaagtgtgcatgtgacgaataaaggtttctttttcttcgtaatgaccgaaagaacaagatcgcggatacaagcggccgaaatgagtttcattcgcagggtggctgggtgctcccttagagatagggtgagaagcacagtcacttgggaggagctcggagtagagccgctgctcctccacatctagaggaatcagctgaggtggctcgggcatctctttcggatgcctcctggacgcctccctggggaggtgttccaggcatgtccccctgggaggaggccccagggaagacccaggacatgctggagggactatgtctatcggctggcctgggaacgcctctgtgttcttcccgaggagttggccaaggtgtctggggagagggaagtttgggcttccatgctcagactgctgcctccgcgacccggccccggataagcggaaggaaatgagatgagatgagatgttattaaaTTATGTTccagtgtgttttattccttttatacctcagcaattttaatgttttatttcttaaagTATGACACATCCTGCATGCTATTcatttagagttacatttaatgttgtggaacatctgttaAACttaagactccttccatacatgtTAAATAAATATCTCCACATAGAAAactaacaggggcggcacggtggtgtagtggttagcgctgtcgcctcacagcaagaaggtcctgggttcgagccccggggccggcgagggcctttctgtgtggagtttgcatgttctccccgtgtccgcgtgggtttcctccgggtgctccggtttcccccacagtccaaagacatgcaggttaggttaactggtgactctaaattgaccgtaggtgtgaatgtgagtgtgaatggttgtctgtgtctatgtgtcagccctgtgatgacctggcgacttgtccagggtgtaccccgcctttcgcccgtagtcagctgggataggctccagcttgcctgcgaccctgtagaaggataaagcggctagagataatgagatgagatgagaaaactaacacaagttttaatccctttctgtgatgtatttcatccAGGTTACATTGCTCCAGACAACAGAGGATTTGTCGACCGAATCTGGATATGTCATCGTCAAACaaaggtactgaaagcaaagcatTTACTAAACACCAAGACGAATTATAAACCGATGGTATGGTTTTGATTTGATTATTGGTGTcatatgggctggtttgagtatttcagaaacagaAAATTACTTGATTTAATCTTCATTCTCTGATTTCCAGAGATTGATGGTTTTCACACTTGAGACAGGTAGGCTTCCTGTACCGTCAAGTTAAAATAATGTACTGTTGATTATATTGTGTATATCAtatgaattaaaaaaattaattgaaacaTATGCCAGTTTCTGTACTTCTCTAAAACACAAACAGTATGCACTTACACGTTGTCAATTCTGTTTAAGTTGTACGGTCAAAAAAGATCAGATTCCACACGATGGTCTTTGGAAATATCATGACGTGTGACAAGGACTTTTTGAGAAGACTGGGTATCAGTCTCAAAGAAGAGTTCCTTGTGGATCAGTGTGACGTCATCATTGCTTTCACCCCGATTGTCTCTCGAGCTGGAACTGACATCGAAGCTGCTCTTAAGAAGATACCAGGTAATTGttcagagaaaaaaaagagaTTCATCTTTTTTCATGACaggtgctttaaaaacaaacagctATTTTACTGTATTATATTGTTGTTATATTTTCCTTCCTAGAAAACAAACCTGTTGTTTTTGTGGTGCTCCATCACACGTTTGATCCGGAATACAACGTTCCAGACAGCAGCCGAGCTATTAACAGAAGCAACCTGTTGGCTGTGGACTGTCTCTTTCATGAAGACCAGGGCCTGCTGAAATGTCAACGTAACACAAAGGCACTAAAAGCAACAGAAAACTATTTACGAGACATCAAGAGGAATTAAAAAGTGCTAGGAAGGTTTTAAACTGGAAACGAATGCTTACTCTTTGTTTAATCGCCTGAAGTATCTGATTACACTGCTGTATTGCTTGTTGTCCAGACATGTTTTTTTCATGGAAATTAAGATTTCATATGATATGCTTGACATAGTTAATAATGCAGATAGTTGTACATAATTTAAAAACAACCAAAGCTATAAACCAAAGTTTAGCTTTCTGCTTAAGATGCAGTATACTCTGGCAGGCAGATTGTTGTATCTTCCAGGAGCTACtgatatctgattgatattccagTAATCATCTTTCCTGCATTATTGGAAGTATTCTGAAAATAAATCACATTAAGAATCCTGgattttgttttcctttttatTCTAACCTTTGCATTACACGCTTAGACAAAAATGGTCAAATCTTTGGTTCTGTGTTTTGAACCCTACAACTGTTACCTTATCAGAAAAGCTCTTTTAGAAGGCAGAGAACCCTGTATAAAGAACCCTTTTTTGATGGatgtacttaaaaaaaattatGTCCATTTATTAAACAAATTTATGTCCACATAAATTTGGTCAACGTGATAAGTTGTCATGTCCCATCCTTGGGACCTTTTAAGATATCACCAGACATAATAACCACCTTTATAAGGCAAATACATCAAAAGGTATTTGTAAAAAAATAAGTTTTTCCTTATTGCGGTGTCTCCCCGTGGTCAAAtgacattattttatttttatttatttatttattgcaaaacCTCAAGAAGTGAGTCGATATGCCAAGTTTGGTATCAAAACATAAAAGCATTGCTGAGATGGGCGCTCACTTCCTGTTTCGACTGGCAGTGACAGACGAACGGTTTTAAAAATCAAAAATCCATCTGATGACTTTTGGTCCAAAGAACATCTGTGCTAATCTAATTTGGTGAAGATTGAACAAAATTTGTGGTCTGTAAAAAAATGTTTACACCTTTGGAtaaaatccaatatggcagcTGCATCGATTAGATTGCCATTACATATTGCCATGTCTTGGCCTTGGGGCCTCCCACAGTATTACCACACACAAATATCATTTTTAAGGCAAACACATCAACAGTTATGAGCCAAAATGCATTTTTACTGATTGCAGCACTCCATAGTGGTCAAATGACAAAGGTTTTTGAGTCCATGTACCAAGTTTTGTTTTGATATCTCAAAGCATAGGTATGACCACACTTCGTGTTTGGCGTCttcgccattgaatttcattggatGACAGCGACAATATCATTTGCCCTAGTAAATGTCTTTGAATAACCTTTGGTCAGAACCCTCTGAAGCTGatacctaccaaatttggtggtgAGAGGAGAGACGATCGAGGACTAGTTTGCAAAAGTGGGTTTTttgaaaaattcaaaatggcggaaaatccaacATGGAAGACTTTAAATCAAAATCCACCAaggggttctatgggctgccacagACTTCCACAgcagaaaatataaaaataatagtGAAAATTTTAACAATTACAATAGGTGCCTTGCACTTTCATGCTTGGCCCCGAATGATTCAACATGTTTTGGCTCTTCTATCAGTGTAAATGGTTTGAGGTTCTGTCAAGAGAGAGCAGAAAGTTCTATTTGAACAGTTTAATCTTTTCACTTGCACAGCAGTCCTAGGGATTTCAAAAGGGGCAGGAAGGTGGGCAGGGTGTTGTGTAAAACTAAAAGTGAAAGTAAAGATAAACTGTCTGCACTCAGATGAAGAAAGAAGTACGAAGTACAAATTCGTGAGACATTACAATTCTTGAGCTTCATCTTCCTTCAAGATGATTCCAGGTTTGTAAATCTGTTCCTTTGTCATATTTATGTTAATtttctttagagatgtttttacAGCTATGGTGCagaagctgttttttttaaatagcacacTAAGCCTCTGTTGTGGTGAATAGACTTTTCTGTATGTGCTCTTAACACGCAGTGTCTGTTACATACTGAAACCGTGAactattttaattaattttcatgaTAATTTCatgatcagccctgcaatgacctagcaacttgtccagggtgtacctcgcctctcgcccattgccagctgggataggctccagcttgcctgcaaccctgcaaaggataagtggctacagataatggatggatgcatggatggataaTTTCATGAGTGGCAAAGTAAAATAGAAGTTTACTTTTACGGACTTCCGGTGGTGACATGCCCaagatggctgtgtagaagaagcgaGCTGAGCCTGCTTAGCTGTTTCCCCCATTCTCTTATAAATTGAAGTTGCAATAGTACATATACTGCTGACGAATCAGATACTGCAAAGTAACAAGGGGGGGATTAGCACTATCATGGATTGACTGGTATCGTGTCATTCTCTTTATCTCAGCTATCTAAAATTCACTTACCCCCCACAAGGATCCCTCTCTGGGTCAGGATAGAAGAGCAGCTAGTGTATCCTTTTTCGGTGGAGGTCTTTCTTTCACAGACTGATAGGCCGGTCCCCTCCCAAGACCCAATACTGGCATTTGCCAGAGAGTCGTGGAAAATTGCACATCAAATAACAAAAACCGATCCATATTTATCAAGTAGATCCTCCATATGGCACAACAAGAAACTGTTAATAGATAAGAAGAGTTTCTTTTGGGATAAATGGATTAGGTCTGGTATTCATGTTCTCGAGGATGTGATGGGAAATGTTGGATTCAGATCATTCGACgaacttaaaaaatatatataatctgTGTAATTCTGAATTTTGGAGATTTTTACAAATTAGACATTGCATTCTCTCAAATAGAGAACATATTCAGCACGGTAAAACAGAAATTCAGGATATCACACATAAGATAGGAGATAAAAATGGAGGCGCATCAAAATTCTACGAATTTATTAGAAGTACAcaagtatcaatgcgctgccgaagcgcccagaaggtgttagtacgcctgtcattatagtgcggactttccatagcatagaaaatcgctatgtttcaatttgtgtaactgaacttgtttcatatcactggtcatataaacctatgtaaacaggaaaaacacggaagagtttggtcgcatctaactacagcccccaaaaataccattggccatgctgagcctagctacattgctaacaggagtgacagcgcgtctgactgcatctgactgactgggaggtcgcgcaaagctcggataggtacggagcagctcgtctcaattcagataagagcatatttcattatggaagtacggtggactgttcctttaaagtggtcctatggacagatactcccatctccactgtggatctttgcagctccttcagtgttatctttggtgtctttgttgcatctctgattaatgccctccttgcctggtctgtgagttttggcgggcgaggccttctcttgtcaggtttatagtagtgacatattctttccattttgctataatggatttaatggagctctgtgggatattcaaagtttgggatattttttataacccaaccctgatctatacttctccacaactttgtctctgacctgtttggaggctccttggttttcatgttgtttgcttagtagtgttgcagagtcagggtccttccagaacaggttgatttatacagacatcatgtgacagatcatgtgacactttgattgcacacaggtggatcttaatcaactaattatgtgacttatgggtgaattggttggaccagctcttatttaggggttccatacaaaaggaggtgaatacttatgcacactccagatttctgtttttttttatcttaatttttgtttgtgtcacaaagaacaacaatttgcacctttaaagtggtaggcatgttgtgtaaatcaaatggtgctaacccccccaaaaagccattttaattccttcttgtaatgcaacaaaacaggacaaacaccaagggggtttAATACTTTTGAAAGACACTATATTAAATGTATAAGTACCACTGATCCTAAACATTCACTGTGTCATTTTGTCTCCAGGATCAAATGCACTGCCGTTCTTCACGTTGGTATTCGGGAATGCTCTGGGTGCCCAAATCAACTTCCTAGCCCGGCTGAAAGAACGTCTTAATCTCCGTCAAGTGTATTCGGAGGAGGAATGTGCCGTTATCATTGCTTTTGTCGTCAT
This genomic window contains:
- the LOC132875227 gene encoding uncharacterized protein LOC132875227, which encodes MDLLWNILERPVDILILTVISIPCTLQFIYECLTQLVNRGYIAPDNRGFVDRIWICHRQTKRLMVFTLETVVRSKKIRFHTMVFGNIMTCDKDFLRRLGISLKEEFLVDQCDVIIAFTPIVSRAGTDIEAALKKIPENKPVVFVVLHHTFDPEYNVPDSSRAINRSNLLAVDCLFHEDQGLLKCQRNTKALKATENYLRDIKRN